The region GGCATGACCTCTCTCCTCGCCGCAGCGTAGCTCTTCAGCTTATCGGTCACCATCACCCTTGGCGATCGACCTTGGTGCTTCAACATCTTACGGAAGAAACGCGTCGCGGCTTGTTTGTCTTTACGTTTCTGAACCAGAATGTCGATGACGTTATCGTCTTGGTCAACAGCACGCCAGAGATAACGGCGTTCCCCTTGGACCGTGACGATCACCGCCTCATCCATAAACCACGTGTCCCCCAATCGCCCTTGGCGTTTGCGAAGCTGGTTAGCATAGTTCGGACCGAACTTCATGCACCACTGTCGAACGGATTCATACGTAACGATGACCCCTCGCTCAGCCAGCAGATCTTCGATGTCTCTGAAGCTCAGCGTGAACCGATGGTATAGCCACACGGCATGGCTGATGATCTCGGGTGGGAAGCGATAACCACGATAGCTTGATCGACGGTTCATGCCAGGATTATGGACGATCAGACTCGAGTTGACAGAACCGCCTGGCGCAAGGGG is a window of Pseudomonadota bacterium DNA encoding:
- a CDS encoding IS6 family transposase; amino-acid sequence: MNRRSSYRGYRFPPEIISHAVWLYHRFTLSFRDIEDLLAERGVIVTYESVRQWCMKFGPNYANQLRKRQGRLGDTWFMDEAVIVTVQGERRYLWRAVDQDDNVIDILVQKRKDKQAATRFFRKMLKHQGRSPRVMVTDKLKSYAAARREVMPSTVHCQDRYANNRAEASHRHTRQHERQMRRFKSSGQAQRFLSVHSQVHNLFRVGRHLLRACHYRLFRERSFSTWQEVTCAC